CATTGTAGCGAACACGAAAAATACGCGTTCCAAAACCTTCTACACGAAAACCTTCTGCCTTGCCGATAATATTTCCCTTGTCATCTAATAAGTCTGCTTCAAATCGTAGGTCTTTATCTTTTTGATTTTCATCACGAGGAAGAAACCGAATTTTACCAATTTTGGCGTTTCTTTCTTTAACTTTGGAATGCAGTTCTAAAGCCTCTTTTACTTTTTTATATTCTTCTGAAGGACCGCATCCGTTGATAGTAAAAAAAAGAGGCAATATTAAGAAAGCAATTATTAGAAATGAAATATTTTTCATAAAATAGTCTCCTTTTAATCGTCATGCCTACCACGGTCAACTAATGTTCCTAAAAATAAGGCTAAACCACGAGACACAGGAGCCTTATCGGAATATCGAAGAAATTCAACATGTCCATCCATATATAACACATTACAACCACCGGGGACATGATTAAAATATTTAACCATGCTGGATAGTGTATCGTGCATTACAAAGATTTCACTTTGGGCTTTATTACTTGCGGCAGGATTGTTAATATCCGTGATAAGAAACCGTTCTATACCTTCTCTTAATCGGTAAATAGTGTTTGTATTCCCATTTCCTAAAGGGTCAGTACCCATAATGTTTATAACGGGACAATCCCCGTCTACCAATTCAAAACTTTTAGCAAGAAAATAAGATTCACCACTACCGCCGTGTAAAAAACCTATGGCTTTTGTAAATAGACCGACAAAGAGTGCAACAAATTGTTGAGGTCCTGTAGCATCTGGGTTATCCAGCACAAAATCATGAGGGATATGGGGTAATAAAGACATTATTTCTGCAATGCCAATCTGTGGGTTGGTGTCTTCACATTTATCAAGAACCCAACCCGTGTAGACATAACTTAAATCAATAGCATCCCGCTTTTCAGCTAGATTAAATCGTCCTGTGGCTTGGTCAATAAGGCTCTGCATCGTGTTTTCCGGGTCGGAAGGGCAAAGTATAATCGCCGGGTCTGTTAAATACTCTGGATAGATTGTGTTGACCATCGGTCCAAGGGCAATGATGGCGCGTCTATGCGAATATGCTTCGAATTGCATGGGTGGAAATTTTCCACCTTTCGCTTCACTTGCATACATTTTATAGATAACTCCCCATTGTTTAAGATTATTTTGACAACTTGAACGACGAGCCGCTTCACGAGCGCGTGCCAGTGCAGGAAGTAATATTGCCGCTAATATAGCAATAATTGCAATAACTACGAGTAGTTCAATGAGAGTAAAACCTTCTCGTTTCATAACAAGCACCTTTTATTATTATATTTTAGTAAATATAGTTTATATTAATATTCTCAATTTTTGACTGAAATAAAATGTTTCAGGTTTCAGAAAATAATGGTCCAGAAACGCAGGATAGATAGTGAAAGGTTAATTGTTATTAATTAAGGAAGGAATTTAAATAGGAGTATTTTCAGAAGAATTAGTTTCCTCTTGTGTTTCAGGGGAAAAATTTTCTGACTGTGTTGCTTCATTACTAAATTCTTTTTCAAGGTTATTAGAAGGGATTAGGGTATTGTTATCTGGATTTTCTGTTGTTTGAATATTATTTATGTCCTGGGAATTTGTCTCATTGGGAGTAACATTGTTAGTGTTGATATTGCTGAGATTAGGAATTGAATCAAAGAAATTAAGAATTTGTGTAGAGATTTCTGGTTCGCCAACTAAACATACAAGATGATTATTTACTATACGGATATCTCTTACTTTCCCTTGTAGTATTGCAGGTTTATACATATCTATATTTTTTGAGGTGCAAGGAGATACTATAACCTTTAATTTTGAATCTTGATTTTGAAAGATAATTTGAATAATAAAACTATCATCAATAGAATCTTCCCTATAACCTATTAATTGATAATTGCTACTGGGATTCATTATTTCGTTGATATTTATGGCAATTGATTGTGTCTTATTTTTCAATAACTCCTGAATTGAATTGTAATCGGAAGAGGAGATGTTTTCTTCTGTCGATGCAAATACAATATTATTAAAATTTTCCTCAATTTTATTTTTCTTATCAAATTCTTTTTGTTGTATCAAGGCTATTTGTTCTGTTTGATTCTTGTAGGGCAGAGTTAATAA
This DNA window, taken from Candidatus Hydrogenedens sp., encodes the following:
- a CDS encoding DUF1559 domain-containing protein: MKREGFTLIELLVVIAIIAILAAILLPALARAREAARRSSCQNNLKQWGVIYKMYASEAKGGKFPPMQFEAYSHRRAIIALGPMVNTIYPEYLTDPAIILCPSDPENTMQSLIDQATGRFNLAEKRDAIDLSYVYTGWVLDKCEDTNPQIGIAEIMSLLPHIPHDFVLDNPDATGPQQFVALFVGLFTKAIGFLHGGSGESYFLAKSFELVDGDCPVINIMGTDPLGNGNTNTIYRLREGIERFLITDINNPAASNKAQSEIFVMHDTLSSMVKYFNHVPGGCNVLYMDGHVEFLRYSDKAPVSRGLALFLGTLVDRGRHDD